One window of the Pseudofrankia sp. DC12 genome contains the following:
- a CDS encoding ferredoxin--NADP reductase yields the protein MPRPPLFQRATVSRVIEETADARTFALAPLDGPWEYRAGQFCTFKVTIGGEELLRSYSMSSAPETDGELAVTVKRVPTGAVSNWLIDNLVKGDEVELTKPHGVFCLRETDVPLIGFCGGSGITPVISLAKSALATTNRQVRLLCADRDQPAAIFWQALNELAEQYPARLTVTRHLDAEAGFVDAAAVHAFLGNDLDADVYICGPTPFMDLVEAAVPGPGKIFIERFGGTAPLPPQEEEPAPSAGSEASKVLEGTVTIILGRKKATVPRRASETLLESARRAGLSPPFSCESGTCATCMAHVEEGEVTMRVNDALTEDEVADGYVLTCQGLPQSEKVTVKYE from the coding sequence ATGCCGAGACCTCCGCTCTTCCAGCGTGCGACCGTGAGCCGGGTGATCGAGGAGACCGCGGACGCCCGCACGTTCGCCCTCGCACCGCTCGACGGTCCGTGGGAATACCGCGCTGGTCAGTTCTGCACGTTCAAGGTCACCATCGGCGGTGAGGAGCTGTTGCGCAGCTACTCCATGTCCAGCGCGCCGGAGACCGACGGCGAGCTGGCGGTGACCGTGAAGCGGGTGCCCACCGGCGCGGTGTCGAACTGGCTGATCGACAATCTGGTCAAGGGCGACGAGGTCGAGCTCACCAAGCCCCACGGCGTCTTCTGCCTGCGTGAGACCGACGTCCCGCTGATCGGCTTCTGCGGCGGCAGCGGGATCACCCCGGTCATCTCGCTGGCGAAGAGCGCGCTGGCGACGACGAACCGCCAGGTCCGGCTGCTGTGCGCCGACCGCGACCAGCCGGCGGCTATCTTCTGGCAGGCCCTGAACGAGCTCGCCGAGCAGTACCCGGCCCGGCTCACGGTGACCCGGCACCTGGACGCCGAGGCGGGCTTCGTCGACGCGGCCGCGGTCCACGCGTTTCTCGGCAACGACCTCGATGCCGACGTGTATATCTGCGGGCCGACACCGTTCATGGACCTCGTCGAGGCCGCCGTTCCCGGGCCCGGGAAGATCTTCATTGAGCGGTTCGGCGGCACGGCACCGCTGCCGCCCCAGGAGGAGGAGCCCGCGCCCAGCGCCGGCTCCGAGGCCAGCAAGGTCCTCGAGGGCACCGTCACGATCATCCTCGGCCGCAAGAAGGCCACGGTGCCGCGCCGGGCCAGCGAGACCCTGCTCGAAAGCGCGCGCCGCGCCGGTCTCAGCCCGCCGTTCTCCTGTGAGTCCGGCACCTGCGCGACGTGCATGGCGCACGTTGAGGAGGGCGAGGTCACCATGCGGGTGAACGACGCCCTCACCGAGGACGAGGTCGCCGACGGCTACGTCCTGACCTGCCAGGGCCTCCCCCAGTCCGAGAAGGTCACCGTCAAGTACGAGTAG
- a CDS encoding class I adenylate-forming enzyme family protein codes for MAVLVFEEQEYSLARLDALTSALAARLADRGVRAGDRVALMSSTRPEFIIAVRAIWRLGAAVVLLSPSWRRADVAHALAVSGPAHAVGDHPVLADLMPMVHLDEPLEGIDDGVSPVTPAPGPDPAADAVFVFSSGTTGLPKAVRHTYASFAAAVGHWRAVLGMTSADRIQVATPPSHILGILNIVTALETGAWMRLHRRFDLEAVLTCIQVDRITIEMAVAPIALALAAHPKLESFDLSSLRYIMWGATPVTASVAQTVTRRAGVAWLPAYGASELPVIACNPLDGARLDSVGLAAPGVELRVVDLETGVPVAPGETGEIQARSPSLMVGYLPVEANADAFQDGWYHTGDVGNIDAGGWVRLTGRRKEMIKVRGFQVAPAEVETVLHGHPAVADCAVFGVPDPADGEAIVAAVTVADGAAVAGLAEELVALVAGRLASYKRPRQIVFVPEIPRLPSGKVLRRLLRDEALAALAGPPAPR; via the coding sequence ATGGCGGTCCTCGTCTTCGAGGAGCAGGAGTACAGCCTGGCCAGGCTGGACGCCCTGACGAGCGCCTTAGCCGCCAGGCTCGCGGACCGCGGCGTCCGCGCCGGTGACCGCGTCGCCCTCATGTCGTCGACGCGGCCCGAGTTCATCATCGCGGTCAGGGCCATCTGGCGCCTAGGGGCCGCCGTCGTCCTGCTCAGCCCCTCCTGGAGGCGCGCCGACGTCGCGCACGCCCTCGCGGTGAGCGGGCCGGCGCATGCCGTCGGTGACCACCCGGTTCTCGCCGACCTGATGCCGATGGTGCACCTGGACGAGCCCCTCGAGGGCATCGATGACGGTGTCTCCCCGGTCACGCCGGCTCCCGGGCCGGACCCGGCCGCCGACGCGGTGTTCGTGTTCAGCTCCGGCACCACAGGCCTGCCCAAGGCGGTCCGGCACACGTACGCCTCGTTCGCCGCCGCCGTCGGCCACTGGCGTGCCGTGCTCGGTATGACGTCGGCCGACCGCATCCAGGTCGCGACCCCGCCGTCCCACATCCTCGGGATCCTCAACATCGTCACCGCGCTGGAGACCGGCGCGTGGATGCGGCTGCACCGCCGGTTCGACCTGGAGGCCGTGCTCACCTGCATCCAGGTCGACCGCATCACCATCGAGATGGCCGTCGCGCCGATCGCGCTCGCGCTCGCGGCCCACCCGAAGCTGGAGTCGTTCGACCTGTCCTCGCTGCGCTACATCATGTGGGGAGCGACGCCCGTCACCGCCAGCGTCGCACAGACCGTGACCCGCCGCGCCGGGGTGGCGTGGCTGCCCGCCTATGGGGCCAGCGAGCTGCCGGTCATCGCCTGCAACCCGCTCGACGGCGCCCGGCTCGACAGCGTCGGGCTGGCCGCGCCCGGCGTCGAGCTGCGAGTCGTGGACCTGGAGACCGGCGTGCCCGTCGCGCCGGGGGAGACCGGTGAGATCCAGGCCCGGTCGCCGTCGCTGATGGTCGGCTACCTGCCGGTGGAGGCCAACGCGGACGCCTTCCAGGACGGCTGGTACCACACCGGTGACGTCGGGAACATCGACGCGGGCGGGTGGGTGCGACTGACCGGCCGACGCAAGGAGATGATCAAGGTGCGGGGCTTCCAGGTCGCGCCCGCCGAGGTCGAGACGGTGCTGCACGGCCATCCGGCGGTCGCCGACTGTGCCGTGTTCGGCGTCCCCGACCCGGCGGACGGGGAGGCGATCGTCGCCGCGGTCACCGTCGCCGACGGCGCCGCCGTGGCCGGCCTGGCCGAGGAACTCGTCGCCCTGGTCGCCGGCCGGCTCGCGTCCTACAAGCGGCCGAGGCAGATCGTGTTCGTCCCCGAGATTCCCCGGTTGCCGTCCGGGAAGGTGCTGCGCCGTCTCCTTCGGGACGAGGCGCTGGCCGCGCTGGCCGGCCCGCCGGCGCCCCGGTGA
- a CDS encoding acyl-CoA dehydrogenase family protein, protein MDVRLTTEQRELRDAAARLADGLGPGSVLDLADDDRAARLEKAIAATGWRTLRSDGASGVEVALVVEEFARGLVDVPFSGPVLADDLHARLTTDGDVADAAGLDAAASGVATIVVDGIAPDARGMHGLLGLDGTSVLAGTVGATELGVDLTRLVGGAATALTAVGSVDVEAAAKARALALVVTAADMLGAARGAQALAADYAKVRSQYGHAIGSYQAVAHLLAEALALVEGSVSVLRHAAWAVDELPAPEAVQAALIAKVYVERAARTICETSIQVHGGIGNTWECLAHVFLRRVLTSAELFPAKLEEIDLGLS, encoded by the coding sequence ATGGACGTCCGTCTGACGACTGAGCAGCGCGAGCTGCGGGACGCGGCCGCCCGGCTCGCGGACGGCCTCGGGCCCGGGTCCGTGCTCGACCTCGCCGACGACGACCGCGCCGCCCGCCTGGAGAAGGCGATCGCCGCGACCGGCTGGCGGACGCTGCGGTCCGACGGCGCCTCCGGCGTCGAGGTGGCGCTGGTCGTCGAGGAGTTCGCCCGCGGGCTCGTCGACGTGCCGTTCTCGGGCCCGGTGCTCGCCGACGACCTGCACGCCCGGCTGACCACGGACGGCGACGTGGCCGACGCCGCCGGTCTCGACGCCGCCGCGAGTGGCGTGGCGACCATCGTCGTCGACGGGATCGCCCCCGACGCCAGGGGCATGCACGGCCTGCTCGGCCTCGACGGCACGTCCGTGCTGGCCGGCACCGTCGGCGCGACCGAGCTGGGCGTCGACCTCACCAGGCTGGTGGGCGGTGCCGCCACCGCGCTGACGGCGGTCGGCTCGGTCGACGTCGAGGCGGCGGCCAAGGCCCGCGCGCTCGCCCTGGTCGTCACGGCCGCCGACATGCTGGGGGCAGCCCGCGGTGCACAGGCCCTCGCCGCCGACTACGCGAAGGTGCGCTCGCAGTACGGCCACGCGATCGGCTCCTACCAGGCAGTCGCGCACCTGCTCGCCGAGGCGCTGGCGCTGGTCGAGGGCTCGGTCAGCGTGCTGCGGCACGCGGCCTGGGCCGTCGACGAGCTGCCCGCCCCCGAGGCGGTCCAGGCGGCGCTGATCGCCAAGGTCTACGTCGAGCGGGCCGCCCGGACCATCTGCGAGACCTCGATCCAGGTGCACGGCGGCATCGGTAACACCTGGGAGTGCCTTGCTCACGTCTTCCTGCGGCGGGTGCTGACGTCCGCCGAGCTGTTCCCCGCGAAGCTGGAGGAGATCGACCTTGGACTTTCGTGA
- a CDS encoding acyl-CoA dehydrogenase family protein: MDFRDSAEEAAFRARLREWLAGNVADFKATGDDYWHQAGRWHTALYEGGFFGLSWPKRFGGQDLAPAYDVILDEELAIAGAPPRPSLGYLAHGLGAHASDEVQLRFLPGMINGSERWCQGFSEPGAGSDLASLTTRAELDGDDYLIHGHKIWTSYSDVADWCLLLARTDPDAPRHKGISGFIISMHQPGIEQRPLKMINGVSAEFGQVLFDGARVPAANMVGKPGDGWKVAMTVVGHEREPSTLGFAARYGKTVRALAKTAAAAGGTVPDDLRWGAVQAEMLRLHVRRRLSEQLDGVTHTSDGSLDKLLMTWVEQSVGHAALAVTGTRDAEMLATYLYSRSQSVMGGTSQIQKNIVAGRILGLPAS, translated from the coding sequence TTGGACTTTCGTGACTCCGCGGAGGAAGCCGCGTTCCGCGCGCGGCTGCGGGAATGGCTGGCCGGCAACGTCGCGGACTTCAAGGCGACCGGCGACGACTACTGGCACCAGGCGGGCCGCTGGCACACCGCCCTGTACGAGGGCGGCTTCTTCGGTCTGAGCTGGCCGAAGCGGTTCGGCGGGCAGGACCTGGCTCCGGCCTATGACGTCATCCTCGACGAGGAGCTGGCCATCGCCGGCGCGCCGCCGCGGCCGAGCCTGGGCTACCTGGCGCACGGTCTCGGCGCGCACGCCAGTGACGAGGTGCAGCTGCGCTTCCTGCCAGGCATGATCAACGGCTCCGAGCGCTGGTGTCAGGGCTTCTCCGAGCCGGGCGCCGGCTCCGACCTCGCCTCGCTGACCACCAGGGCCGAGCTCGACGGCGACGATTACCTCATCCACGGTCACAAGATCTGGACGAGCTACTCGGACGTCGCCGACTGGTGCCTGCTGCTGGCTCGCACCGACCCGGACGCCCCGCGGCACAAGGGCATCTCCGGCTTCATCATCTCGATGCACCAGCCCGGGATCGAGCAGCGCCCGCTCAAGATGATCAACGGGGTGTCGGCCGAGTTCGGCCAGGTGCTGTTCGACGGTGCCCGGGTGCCGGCGGCGAACATGGTCGGCAAGCCCGGCGACGGCTGGAAGGTCGCGATGACGGTGGTCGGCCACGAGCGGGAGCCCTCCACGCTGGGCTTCGCGGCTCGGTACGGCAAGACCGTGCGCGCACTCGCGAAGACCGCCGCCGCGGCCGGCGGCACCGTGCCCGATGACCTGCGCTGGGGCGCGGTGCAGGCCGAGATGCTGCGCCTGCACGTCCGCCGCCGCCTGTCCGAGCAGCTCGACGGGGTCACCCACACCTCGGACGGCTCGCTGGACAAGCTGCTCATGACGTGGGTCGAACAGTCCGTCGGTCACGCGGCGCTCGCCGTCACCGGCACTCGTGACGCCGAGATGCTCGCGACCTACCTTTACAGCCGGTCGCAGAGCGTCATGGGCGGCACGTCGCAGATCCAGAAGAACATCGTCGCGGGCCGCATCCTCGGCCTGCCGGCCAGCTGA
- a CDS encoding enoyl-CoA hydratase/isomerase family protein: MSENLYDLPDEVQVRADGPIRIITLNRPDNLNAVNHELHVGLARLWTRLNEDLDARAAVITGAGRAFSAGGDFAYLDVLRQDSRLQKLTIMHGRDIILGMLRCRLPVVAAVNGPAAGLGCSLVALSDIVYMAEKAYLLDPHVQVGLVAADGGPLVWPMSTSMHWVKEYALTGKRIPAEKALEMGLANHIVADPVAEALECARGIAAMPQQAVEATKRLLNLQLEKNVLASLDYANYAEQVSFTTEDFAAIMAKLTANKS, translated from the coding sequence ATGTCCGAGAACCTTTACGACCTGCCGGACGAGGTCCAGGTCCGGGCCGACGGCCCGATCCGGATCATCACACTGAACCGGCCGGACAACCTGAACGCGGTCAACCACGAGCTGCACGTCGGGCTCGCCCGGCTGTGGACCCGCCTCAACGAGGACCTCGACGCCCGGGCCGCGGTCATCACGGGCGCGGGCCGAGCCTTCTCGGCGGGCGGCGACTTCGCCTACCTGGACGTGCTGCGCCAGGACTCCAGGCTGCAGAAACTGACCATCATGCACGGCCGGGACATCATCCTCGGCATGCTGCGCTGCCGGCTCCCCGTGGTCGCCGCAGTCAACGGTCCGGCGGCCGGCCTCGGCTGTAGCCTCGTCGCGCTCTCGGACATCGTCTACATGGCCGAGAAGGCATACCTGCTCGACCCGCACGTGCAGGTCGGCCTGGTCGCCGCCGACGGCGGCCCGCTCGTCTGGCCGATGAGCACCAGCATGCACTGGGTGAAGGAATACGCGCTCACCGGCAAGCGAATCCCGGCCGAGAAGGCGCTGGAGATGGGCCTGGCGAACCACATCGTCGCCGACCCGGTGGCCGAAGCCCTGGAATGCGCACGGGGCATCGCCGCGATGCCCCAGCAGGCCGTGGAGGCGACCAAGCGGCTGCTCAACCTGCAGCTCGAGAAGAACGTCCTCGCCTCTCTCGACTACGCGAACTACGCCGAGCAGGTGTCGTTCACCACCGAGGACTTCGCCGCCATCATGGCGAAGCTCACCGCCAACAAGTCCTGA
- a CDS encoding acyl-CoA dehydrogenase family protein: MRRTVYGPEHDAFRATVRTFLEKEVVAHYDEWEEGGMPPRDFYTKCGELGIMGLGIPEEYGGGGASYLFNAVVAEEAGRLGLGLGPLRIHCDISVPYFVGHANEEQKARWLPGLADGSLVCALALTEPGAGSDLAGLAASARLDGDEYVVNGSKTFITGGLNADVFLTAVKTDPTQRHAGLSLLVIDAQSAGVSRGAPMKKIGLHIQEACEIVFDDVRVPAANLLGEVGQGFTYLTSHLPQERMSISVNAQSSAASVVTQTVEYVKGRKAFGKTLSHFQNTRFVLADCATQVEAGWAMLDRALVALDTGELTPTDAAKVKLFVTEMQGRVVDACLQLFGGYGYMTEYPVARAWADARVGRIYGGSSEIMKTIIAKDLGL; this comes from the coding sequence ATGCGACGCACGGTCTACGGTCCGGAGCACGACGCGTTCCGGGCGACGGTCCGGACCTTCCTCGAGAAGGAGGTCGTCGCGCACTACGACGAGTGGGAGGAGGGCGGCATGCCGCCGCGCGACTTCTACACCAAGTGCGGCGAGCTCGGCATCATGGGCCTCGGCATTCCCGAGGAGTACGGCGGCGGCGGCGCCTCCTACCTGTTCAACGCGGTCGTCGCGGAGGAGGCCGGCCGGCTCGGCCTTGGCCTCGGCCCGCTGCGCATCCACTGCGACATCTCGGTGCCGTACTTCGTCGGCCACGCCAACGAGGAGCAGAAGGCCCGCTGGCTGCCCGGCCTGGCCGACGGGTCGCTGGTCTGCGCGCTCGCGTTGACCGAGCCGGGCGCGGGCTCCGACCTCGCCGGCCTCGCGGCGAGCGCCCGGCTCGACGGCGACGAGTACGTCGTGAACGGCTCGAAGACGTTCATCACGGGCGGGCTGAACGCCGACGTCTTCCTCACCGCCGTCAAGACCGACCCAACCCAGCGCCACGCGGGACTCTCGCTCCTGGTCATCGACGCGCAGAGCGCCGGCGTCTCCCGGGGCGCGCCGATGAAGAAGATCGGCCTGCACATCCAGGAGGCGTGCGAGATCGTCTTCGACGACGTCCGCGTGCCTGCGGCGAACCTGCTCGGCGAAGTGGGCCAGGGCTTCACCTACCTGACCTCGCACCTGCCCCAGGAGCGCATGTCGATCTCGGTCAACGCCCAGTCGTCGGCGGCGTCGGTCGTCACCCAGACGGTCGAGTACGTGAAAGGCCGCAAGGCGTTCGGCAAGACGCTGAGCCATTTCCAGAACACCAGGTTCGTGCTCGCCGACTGCGCCACCCAGGTCGAGGCCGGCTGGGCGATGCTCGACCGCGCTCTGGTCGCGCTCGACACCGGTGAGCTCACCCCGACCGACGCGGCGAAGGTCAAGCTGTTCGTCACCGAGATGCAGGGCCGGGTGGTCGACGCCTGCCTGCAGCTCTTCGGCGGCTACGGGTACATGACCGAGTACCCGGTCGCCCGCGCGTGGGCCGACGCCCGTGTCGGCCGCATCTACGGCGGCTCCTCCGAGATCATGAAAACCATCATCGCGAAGGACCTCGGCCTGTAG
- a CDS encoding type II toxin-antitoxin system VapC family toxin, protein MTLVLDSGFVTAALVDSGPVGTWADRLLGGDDLAAPHLMPIEVTNVLRRAAQSGQISADTAALAHADLLSLRVERFAYEPFSRRVWGTPGERDLV, encoded by the coding sequence ATGACTCTCGTGCTCGACTCGGGCTTTGTCACAGCTGCACTCGTCGACAGCGGTCCGGTCGGCACCTGGGCCGACAGACTGCTCGGTGGTGACGACCTCGCCGCGCCTCATCTCATGCCCATCGAGGTCACCAACGTGCTGCGTCGAGCGGCGCAGTCTGGCCAGATCTCAGCGGACACCGCGGCGCTGGCCCACGCGGACCTGCTCAGCCTTCGGGTCGAGCGGTTCGCCTATGAGCCGTTCAGCCGGCGGGTATGGGGAACTCCGGGAGAACGTGACCTCGTGTGA
- a CDS encoding NAD(P)-dependent oxidoreductase — protein MTVGSPVVGFIGLGNMGAALANNLVVAGFDVVAFDVAGPDRAPEGSKFAADVAELARTADVVVFSLPNGAVSEAVATEIAGTAERRVTHLIDTSTIGVTAAKKITGLLADTGIGYVDAPVSGGVAGAKARRLAVMYAGTDDTVEAVLPVLRGLSDKLRRVGGQPGLGQALKLANNFLSATALAATSEAVAFGVAAGLDMATMIEVLNTSSGRSAATDDKFPNDVLTGRYGSGFANTLMAKDVRLYLAEVCDAATPHTVGDVTVGIWQRFADAEPDVDFTRIYPFVEGSA, from the coding sequence ATGACTGTCGGATCGCCCGTCGTCGGCTTCATCGGGCTGGGCAACATGGGCGCGGCGCTCGCCAACAACCTCGTCGTGGCCGGCTTCGACGTCGTCGCCTTCGACGTCGCCGGGCCGGACCGCGCGCCCGAGGGCTCGAAGTTCGCCGCCGACGTCGCGGAGCTCGCCCGCACGGCAGACGTCGTCGTGTTCAGCCTGCCCAACGGCGCCGTGTCCGAGGCGGTCGCCACCGAGATCGCCGGCACGGCCGAGCGCCGGGTCACGCACCTCATCGACACGTCGACCATCGGCGTCACCGCGGCCAAGAAGATTACCGGACTGCTCGCCGACACCGGCATCGGTTACGTCGACGCTCCGGTCTCCGGCGGCGTCGCCGGGGCGAAGGCCCGCCGGCTCGCGGTCATGTACGCCGGCACCGACGACACGGTCGAGGCCGTCCTCCCGGTGTTGCGAGGGCTGTCCGACAAGCTTCGGCGCGTCGGTGGCCAGCCGGGTCTCGGCCAGGCGCTCAAGCTGGCGAACAACTTCCTCTCGGCCACCGCGCTGGCCGCGACCAGCGAGGCGGTGGCGTTCGGCGTCGCCGCCGGCCTGGACATGGCGACGATGATCGAGGTGCTGAACACGTCGTCCGGCCGCAGCGCGGCCACCGACGACAAGTTCCCCAACGACGTCCTCACCGGCCGCTACGGCTCCGGCTTCGCCAACACGCTCATGGCCAAGGACGTCCGCCTCTACCTGGCCGAGGTCTGCGACGCCGCCACCCCGCACACCGTCGGCGACGTCACCGTCGGCATCTGGCAGCGCTTCGCCGACGCCGAGCCGGACGTCGACTTCACCCGCATCTACCCCTTCGTCGAGGGCTCCGCGTAG
- a CDS encoding carboxymuconolactone decarboxylase family protein yields the protein MDEALSAAYELRRAMLGDAYVDAQRAESDPVAQDFQDHITRQAWGVWTRGGPLSTRDRSLLVLAMTAALGRMEEFKLHASARERTGVSDAELDELLFQVAAYCGAPAAISAKRALREVRATRAAEGADSAAASTPKEA from the coding sequence GTGGACGAGGCACTGAGCGCTGCCTACGAGCTGCGCCGGGCCATGCTGGGCGACGCCTACGTCGACGCCCAGAGGGCGGAGAGCGACCCGGTCGCGCAGGACTTCCAGGACCACATCACCCGCCAGGCCTGGGGTGTGTGGACCCGCGGCGGACCGCTGTCCACCCGGGACCGCAGCCTGCTGGTGCTCGCGATGACCGCGGCGCTCGGCCGGATGGAGGAGTTCAAGCTGCACGCCAGCGCGCGGGAGCGCACCGGGGTCAGCGACGCCGAGCTCGACGAGCTGCTCTTCCAGGTCGCCGCCTACTGCGGCGCCCCCGCGGCCATCTCGGCCAAGCGGGCGCTGCGCGAGGTGCGGGCCACCCGTGCCGCCGAGGGCGCTGACTCCGCGGCCGCGTCGACGCCGAAAGAGGCCTGA
- a CDS encoding aldehyde dehydrogenase family protein yields MSVTDTQDATARPAAPAKTRRHDHWINGRAAAPAEGAYFATHNPATREPGDTIAAGTAADVELAVTAAAAAWPGWAARPARERSDVLHAVADAMAAATDELAELEWASTGKVPGQVAFEIGMSVDYFRYYAGVVRALNGRTIDLGAGAHAYTRLEPYGVIGAITPWNLPLNQASRALAPALAVGNAIVAKPSEFTATSTVLLARLATQAGLPDGLLNVVTGTGPEVGSPLAAHPLVRKVAFTGSVATGRHLAQVAGDRLIPLTLELGGKSPVVVFADADLDRAAAAAAAAIQTNSGQVCSATTRLLVEDSVHDEVVARVVERLENLRPGVDFGPIITEAQFGRVLAAFADAARDGLTPLTGGAGYSDGPGAAGQYVRPTVYADVPLTHQLARDEVFGPVLVTRRFTGEQDALAAANDTDYGLVASVWSGDVARGLRVAERIEAGQVAVNGGPLTNETPFGGYKSSGFGREKGLEALHDYAQTKTVSLSLG; encoded by the coding sequence GTGAGCGTCACCGACACACAGGATGCGACCGCACGACCGGCCGCGCCCGCCAAGACTCGGCGGCACGACCATTGGATCAACGGCCGGGCCGCGGCTCCGGCCGAGGGCGCGTATTTCGCCACCCACAACCCGGCGACCCGGGAGCCGGGCGACACGATCGCCGCGGGCACCGCCGCCGATGTGGAGCTGGCGGTCACCGCCGCGGCGGCGGCCTGGCCGGGCTGGGCCGCGCGGCCCGCACGCGAGCGGTCCGACGTGCTGCACGCCGTCGCCGACGCGATGGCCGCCGCCACCGACGAGCTCGCGGAGCTCGAATGGGCCTCCACCGGCAAGGTGCCCGGCCAGGTCGCGTTCGAGATCGGCATGTCGGTCGACTACTTCCGCTACTACGCCGGAGTGGTCCGGGCCCTGAACGGCCGCACCATCGACCTCGGCGCCGGGGCGCACGCGTACACCCGACTGGAACCGTACGGCGTGATCGGCGCGATCACCCCGTGGAACCTGCCGCTCAACCAGGCCTCCCGCGCGCTCGCCCCGGCGCTGGCGGTGGGCAACGCGATCGTCGCCAAGCCCAGCGAGTTCACCGCCACGTCGACCGTGCTGCTGGCGAGGCTCGCGACCCAGGCGGGGCTGCCCGACGGCCTGCTCAACGTCGTCACGGGTACCGGACCCGAGGTCGGCTCCCCCCTCGCGGCGCACCCGCTCGTGCGCAAGGTGGCGTTCACCGGCTCGGTGGCGACCGGCCGGCACCTCGCCCAGGTCGCCGGCGACCGGCTGATCCCGCTTACCCTGGAGCTGGGCGGTAAGTCCCCGGTCGTCGTCTTCGCCGACGCCGACCTCGACCGGGCCGCGGCCGCCGCGGCGGCCGCGATCCAGACGAACTCCGGCCAGGTCTGCTCGGCCACGACCCGTCTGCTCGTCGAGGACTCGGTACACGACGAGGTGGTCGCCAGAGTCGTCGAGCGCCTGGAGAACCTCAGGCCGGGCGTCGACTTCGGCCCGATCATCACCGAGGCGCAGTTCGGCAGGGTGCTGGCCGCGTTCGCCGACGCGGCCCGCGACGGCCTGACCCCGCTGACCGGTGGAGCCGGGTACTCCGACGGCCCCGGCGCCGCCGGCCAGTACGTGCGGCCGACCGTGTACGCGGACGTTCCGCTCACCCACCAACTCGCCCGCGACGAGGTCTTCGGCCCCGTGCTGGTGACCCGGCGCTTCACCGGCGAACAGGACGCCCTCGCCGCGGCGAACGACACCGACTACGGGCTGGTCGCCAGCGTGTGGAGCGGCGACGTCGCGCGCGGGCTGCGGGTCGCCGAGCGGATCGAGGCCGGCCAGGTGGCCGTCAACGGGGGCCCGCTGACCAACGAGACCCCGTTCGGGGGCTACAAGAGCAGCGGCTTCGGCCGGGAGAAGGGCCTCGAGGCCCTGCACGACTATGCCCAGACCAAGACCGTCAGCCTGTCCTTGGGCTGA
- a CDS encoding amidohydrolase family protein: protein MLTLKAAGLLDVDTGEIIRPGILKVEGEYIVGVGGQPEGEVIDLGDLVLLPGLMDMELNLLMGGPGENQFTGQMRDDPPLRMMRATQNARRTLRAGFTTVRNLGLFCKTGGYLLDVALMKAIDNGWVDGPRIVPAGHAVTPTGGHLDPTMFGQFAPHVLQLSVEEGLANGVDEVIKAVRHQIKHGAQVIKMCGSGGTMTLSGPAGAKHYSDAEVLAITDEAHRRGLRVAAHTHGSEAVTQMIECGVDCIEHAFMIDDDTINLMVKRGTYLVATQALIDGMEVLKSSDPRIQAKAARDWPRAKTSIRNAIEAGVKIAVGSDAPAIPHGKNGNELVTLVERGMTALQAIQAATIVGADLIDVTDRGRLGEGLLADVIAVRDNPIEDIRAVTRVPFVLKGGKQFSY, encoded by the coding sequence ATGCTGACGCTCAAGGCCGCTGGCCTGCTCGATGTCGACACCGGTGAGATCATCCGGCCCGGCATCCTGAAGGTGGAAGGCGAGTACATCGTCGGCGTGGGCGGTCAGCCCGAGGGTGAGGTCATCGACCTCGGCGACCTGGTGCTCCTGCCCGGTCTGATGGACATGGAGCTCAACCTCCTGATGGGCGGCCCGGGTGAGAACCAGTTCACCGGGCAGATGCGCGACGACCCGCCGCTGCGGATGATGCGCGCCACCCAGAACGCCCGGCGCACCCTGCGGGCCGGCTTCACGACCGTCCGCAACCTGGGCCTGTTCTGCAAGACCGGCGGCTACCTGCTCGACGTGGCGCTGATGAAGGCGATCGACAACGGCTGGGTCGACGGCCCGCGGATCGTTCCGGCCGGCCATGCGGTCACCCCGACCGGCGGGCATCTCGACCCGACGATGTTCGGCCAGTTCGCCCCGCACGTCCTGCAGCTCTCGGTCGAGGAGGGCCTGGCCAACGGCGTCGACGAGGTCATCAAGGCCGTCCGCCACCAGATCAAGCACGGCGCGCAGGTCATCAAGATGTGCGGCTCCGGCGGCACCATGACGCTGTCCGGCCCTGCCGGCGCGAAGCACTACTCCGACGCGGAGGTGCTCGCGATCACGGACGAGGCGCACCGGCGCGGCCTGCGGGTCGCCGCGCACACGCACGGCTCCGAGGCCGTGACCCAGATGATCGAGTGCGGCGTCGACTGCATCGAGCACGCCTTCATGATCGACGACGACACCATCAACCTCATGGTCAAGCGGGGCACCTACCTTGTCGCCACCCAGGCGCTGATCGACGGCATGGAGGTGCTCAAGTCCTCCGACCCGCGCATCCAGGCGAAGGCCGCGCGGGACTGGCCGAGGGCGAAAACGTCCATCCGCAACGCGATCGAGGCCGGCGTGAAGATCGCCGTCGGTTCGGACGCGCCCGCGATCCCGCACGGCAAGAACGGCAACGAGCTGGTCACCCTCGTCGAGCGCGGTATGACTGCGCTGCAGGCGATCCAGGCCGCGACGATCGTCGGGGCCGACCTGATCGACGTCACTGACCGCGGCCGACTCGGCGAGGGCCTGCTCGCCGACGTCATCGCCGTGCGCGACAACCCGATCGAGGACATCCGGGCGGTGACCCGCGTCCCCTTCGTCCTGAAGGGTGGTAAGCAGTTCAGCTACTGA